The following DNA comes from Aulosira sp. FACHB-615.
TGTCCCTCTGCTATTCTTACCCCGGTATGTTGCTAGATTTACCGTGTTACATATATATCATACATAGATTTTTAACTCAAATTCTGTGACTTTACCCATAACTTTGCCGCTACTGGAAGCATAACTTTGCCGTCAACAACACTACAAGGCTCATTCTTGTGTCAGCTAATTTTGTAAGCTAATCGGCACTAAAGTTGCATAATAATAAGATGAAGCCGTTCAAAAGCAACTATGCCGCCCCCAGCCAAAAACTTTTTAAAACCGTCACAAGTCAGCAATCTACAAGAAGCTCTAAAAGAAAGCGTAGCTACCACACGTTAGGGAAAGAATACTTATCATTCTGCTGCAAAATGATGGGAAACCACAACAAGAAATTGCAAAGTTTTTGGGCTGTTCGCACAGAACAGTAGCATATTGGTGTATGCACGGTGATCCAGATGATCTAGAAACTCTACATAATAAAAGAGAGTACGCATATTATCGAAAAGCGACTCCTGAATATATTGAACTATTATTAAAAACTGTTGACCAAGACCCATCAGAATTAGGTTACGAATTTGGGAAATGGACAGCAGAAAGACTAGCCAAGTATTTAACCGAGAAAACAGGGATTGATTTAAGTAGTTCTCAAGTGAGGAGGATATTAAAGAGAAAAAAGTATAGTTATATCTGGGCTAAATATGATTTAGAAGATAAACAAAACCCAATAGAAAGAGCGAAGTTTAAAGAAAAACTTGCTCAATATTTATTAATAGCGCGAGAACAACCAGAACGTTTACAGGTATGGTTTTGGGATGAGAGTGGGTTCAGTTTACGTGTGATTCGGCGTAAGGGTTGGGGTAAAAAAGGAAAACGTAAAAATGTTCCAGGACAACGACGTTGTGGTCGTGTTAATGTCATTGGAGCAATCAGAGAATTAGACCGAAAACGAGTATGCTTTTTCGTTAAAAAAGGAAACGCAGATATTTTTTATGAGCAATTACAACAATTAAATGAATTAATTAAGCAAGAATGGATAAATCAAGGAAACAGTTTTGAAGATTTTGAAAAATCTGGGTCGAAGATTATTTTAATTTTAGATAATGCAAGCTTTCATAAACGTAAAGATATTCTAGCTAAAATATCTGAAGAATTTCCTAATTTTGTCCGAGAATTTTTACCTGCTTACAGTCCTGATTACAACATTATCGAGTTAGTCTGGCACTCATGTAAAGAATATATTGCCCATCGTCTGTTTAAATCAGTAGATGAATTAAAGTCACTGCTAGATGAGCTATTAAATCAAGGCGAGTTAGTTATACCAAATTAAAAAATGATTGCGACAGATTGATGGCTCAAAAGCTTACCGATCAACCCTTACCCAATCCAAAATCTGTCTTGAAAAGTTTGCTCAAGTCGGGGAACCCGCCCACGCAACTTTTCGCAAAATCTAAAATCCAAAATGGTATTATTAAGTGGCATCGAAAAATCAAAAATAAAGGTAATAGCGACTATGTTGCAGCTTAAATGCCGATTAGCTTAATTTACGTTGATTTTTTTTCAAAATTTTTCAGGCATGATTTTGCCGTTACAGTTTTCAAGCATAGCTTTGCCGTTGCGGCAAAACCAAACTTTAAATCACAAAACAACAAATAATTAGTCACTGTACAACAAATGGACGTAACTGGATTCGAACCAGTGACCTCTACGATGTCAACGTAGCGCTCTAACCAACTGAGCTATACGTCCTTAACCACACAATTTACAAGGATAGCGCATATTTATCTAGATAGTCAAGCATAAGGATATTTTTGATCTTGCCTTCTAGTACTGGCTAACTCAGAGGCTAATTGAATTGCGGCTTTCATACTGGTGGGGTCAGCAATTCCTTTACCTGCAATATCAAATGCTGTACCGTGGTCGGGTGAAGTGCGGACAAATGGTAAACCAATGGAAGTATTCACGGCGCGGTCAAAGGCCATGAGTTTGACAGGAATCAAGCCTTGGTCGTGGTACAGTGCCAAATACGCATCGGCTGGATTCTGGATGGATGAATTACCATACCAAGCTTGACCAGGTTTCACCCACATTGTATCGGGAGGGATTGGCCCTTCTAAGAGCAATTGAGGGCGTTTCTGCTGTTCTTGTTTGATCCAAGGAATCAACCAATCGAGTTCTTCGGTTCCTAGTTGTCCTTGTTCGCCACTGTGGGGATTTAAACCTGCGATCGCAATTCTCGGTTTACTAATACCAAAGTCTGTTTGTAAGCACTCTACCAATAAATCTAGTTTTTGGCTGAGTAATTGGGGTGTGAGTGTATCTGCTACTTGGCGTAGGGGAATATGTGTTGTAGCTAACAGGGTGCGGATTGTCCAACCAGTGTAAGGCGATCGCGCTACAAATAACATCCCATATCGCTCTACATTTGATTTTTCTGCCAAAAGTTCTGTTTGACCAGGATAATTATAACCTGCGGCTTTCCAAGCCGATTTCGCAATGGGCGCTGTAACTATACCATCAAATTCACCTGCTAATGTTTGGGCGATCGCATATTCCATATAAGCAAAACTCGCCGCACCACTCACCCCATTACCCACACCTGGAACAATTTCATCGAGATTTTCCTGCAACTGCACATCAATAACTTTTAAGCTGTGGGGATTTGCCAAGGCGACTAAATTACCCGATAAATTTAATTGGTCATAAGTCTGCACTAACCAATTTTGATTTCCTACTACCGTGACATCACAATTTTGAGTTACTTCTGGATCAGCCAAAGCTTTTAATATTACTTCTGTCCCAATTCCTGCGGGATCTCCCAATGTTAGTGCTAATCGAGGCCGAATTACTTTGTGTGATTTGGCTATGAGATTTGGCTCGCTTTGATACATAAGGCTAATTTATCTCGATTTGTCATGGAATTGCCTTGATCCCGCAATCATCGGGATTAACCATCAAACTAGTTTAGAATTGTTTACACAGGTCTAATTCAACGGTAGCTGTTGAGTAACTTCAGTCTATCTGGGGTCATTGGTAAAAGTAAAACTTCTACTCCTGATTTACCAGATGGCAACAAACAGCCCAAATTATATGCAATCTAAAGGTTAGCCTTTAGAATTATGACAAACGATTCACAAAGGAGACACACAACAATGGGTGGCGAAATTTTCAGTACAGCTTTTCTGGCTTTTAGTTTAATCTTCGTGGGTTGGGCTTTAGGTGCTTTATTGCTGAAAATTCAGGGTGCAGAAGAATAATCTCTCTGGAATCTGAAAAAATAGCGTGTCCGCACAACGGACAACGCTGTTTTCTTAATTTTCGGGTATTAATTAATTTCTAAGAAAAGTGTAAACTTTTGTTTACGGATATAATTCTGTTAAGATTCTTTTCATAAAACATTAAGATTTAATACAGCCCTCATGACATTACTAATAGTCGGTGCCACTGGCACCTTAGGAAGACAAGTGGCTCGTCGTGCGATCGATGAGGGGTATAAAGTGCGTTGTCTTGTCCGCAGTAGTAAAAAAGCGGCATTTCTCAAAGAGTGGGGCGCGGAACTCGTTCTCGGAGATTTGTGTTACCCCGAAACCTTACCAGCCGCCCTAGAAGGAGTCACCGCAATTATTGATGCAGCTACTTCCCGTGCCACCGATTCTTTAACAATCAAGCAGGTAGACTGGGAAGGGCAAGTAGCCTTAATTCAAGCAGCCAAAGCGGCTGGTGTGGAACGTTTTATTTTCTTCTCTATAATTGATGCGGAAAAATACCCCGAAGTACCCCTAATGGAAATTAAGCGGTGTACAGAATTATTTTTAGCTGAATCGGGGCTTAACTACACAGTTTTACGGTTAGCTGGCTTTATGCAGGGGCTAATTGGTCAATATGGTATCCCGATTTTAGAAGCACAGCCAGTTTGGGTAACTGGTGAGTCATCACCGATTGCTTATATGGATACTCAAGACATTGCGAAATTTGCTGTGCGGGCTTTGACTGTACCAGCCACAGAAAAACAAGCCTTCCCAGTTGTGGGAACTCGTGCTTGGAGTGCAGAAGAAATTATTAGCTTATGTGAACGCTTGTCTGGTAAAGATGCCAAAGTCACCAGAATGCCGTTAAACTTATTGCGGACTGTACGCCGATGTGTCCGGTTCTTTCAGTGGGGATGGAATGTGGCAGATAGGCTGGCGTTTACAGAAGTGTTGGCCAGTGGCAGACCATTAAACGCCCCAATGGATGAAGTGTATCAAGTATTTGGCTTAAATCAACAAGAAACAACTACTCTCGAAGTTTATTTACAAGAGTATTTTAGTAGAATTATGAAAAAGCTCAAAGAGCTAAACTACGAAAAAACCAAGACCAAAAAGCAAAAAGACAAACGATCGCCATTTAAAAAGGTTAATAGTCAATAGTCATTCGTGCTGAGTAAAAAATGCTAGTCCCTAGCCTCTTTTTGACTTTTGCTCACGGACTCAAAATATGTCAGGATTACATAGTACAAAGCATCGCTAAAAGTTTGGATATTTGAATGTGCCGAAAGCAGGCATTATCTACAATGATTTAAAACCGATAGCCAGTCGTGTCGCTATCGAACTAGAAGAGAAACTCACTGCTGCGGGTTGGGATGTATGTGTCACCAGTAGCATCGGTGGAATACTGGGCTACGCTAATCCCGAAAGTCCCGTATGCCACACTCCAATTGATGGTTTAACACCCCCTGGGTTTGACTCAGACATGAAGTTTGCAGTTGTCTTGGGGGGAGATGGGACTGTTTTAGCTGCCTCTCGTCAAGTTGCGCCCTTGGGTATTCCCTTGTTAACAGTTAATACCGGTCACATGGGGTTTTTAACAGAAACTTATCTCAATCAACTTACCCAAGCCCTGGAACAATCAATGGCGGGTGAGTATGAAATTGAAGAACGGGCAATGCTGACTGTGAAAGTATTGCGCGGAGAGTCGGTATTGTGGGAAGCCCTATGCTTAAACGAAATGGTGCTGCATCGAGAACCGTTAACTAGTATGTGTCATTTTGAAATTGCTATTGGTCGTCACGCGCCAGTGGATATTGCCGCAGATGGCATAATTATTTCGACACCTACAGGTTCTACGGCTTATTCCCTCAGTGCAGGTGGCCCCGTAGTCACTCCGGGGATACCAGCTTTACAGTTAGTACCGATTTGTCCTCACTCCCTAGCTTCCAGGGCTTTGGTGTTCCCAGATACGGAGACTGTAAATGTTTATCCAGTCAATATTCCGCGTTTGGTGATGGTGGTCGATGGCAATGGTGGCTGTTATGTGTTTTCGGAAGATCGGGTATATTTAGAGCGATCGCAATATAGTGTCCGGTTTATTCGTCTACAACCACCAGAGTTTTTCCGCATCTTACGGGAAAAACTCGGCTGGGGTCTACCGCATATCGCCAAACCCACCTCTGTGGAATTGCCATAATGGTCAATGGTCAATAGTTTAGGACTTACGCACCAAGATTGTCTGTGAAGACAGGGTGTAGGGGTGACAGGGTGTGGGGCTTCGCCGTGAGCGTCAGCCGAACGGTGTAAGGGTTTGAGATACATACACCCCTAAACCCTGACACCCATTATCAATAGACAACCTTTACTGGAGTCAAGTAATTTTGGATTTTAGATTTGTGATTTTGGATTGACCCCGACCACAAGGGTGCGGGGCTTGGGGATTTTGGATTAACGATTTTAGATTTTTACAGACACATGGGGAAGCCACTGCGATGGACGGGTTTCCCGGCATAAAGGAGACAGTGCCGTGGTGAAGCAGTCCGGTCTTGGGGGTTTCCCCCAGGAGGAACTGCTGAAAGGGTCTCCCGACTTGAGGCAACTGTCGTCAAGTGGCGTTGGGGCTTGTACCCTAAAGAATCCAAAATCCAAAATCCAAAATCTAAAATTCGGAGGGTCAAAATTGTTTCTTTGGGTTTTTTCCCGAATTACTGATTTATAAATAGAATTGAAAAACAAAGTGATTGGCAAGTGCTGAGTGCTACTCCTGTTGACCATTGACCATTGACTTTTGACTTAAAATTTATGACAGTTGCTCACAGTCCCTGTGTGTTGGTGATTGAAACTGATGAAAGCCTCGCAAATCAGCTATCTTCTGATTTGCAAGAAGCTGGTTATGATGCGATTTTAGCCCACGATGCCGCCAGTGGTTTGCAATATAGCCGTGATTGTCAACCTGCTTTAATTGTTTTAGACCGGATGTTGGCAGGCGAATCGGGACTATCCTTATGTAAAAATATCAGAAGTACTGGGATGCGTTCTCCGGTGCTGGTGTTAATGGCGCGGGATACCGTTGATGACCGTGTAGCTTGTCTAGAAGCTGGCGCGGATGATTATATTCTCAAACCTTACCGCCCAGAAGAATTTTTAAAGCTAATTCGCCTGTATTTAAAACCTGATATTGATACGACAGAACAGTTGCGCTTTGGTGAGTTAGTTTTAGATATTTCAACCCGTCGCGCTATTCAAAATAGCCGGGTAATTGATTTAACAATGAAAGAATTTGAGTTATTGAAGTTCTTAATGGAACATCCCCGCGAAGTATTAACCCGCGAACAAATATTAGAAAATGTGTGGGGTTACGACTTTATGGGTGAGTCAAATGTGATTGAAGTTTATATTCGTTATCTGCGCCTGAAAATTGAAGATGAAGGTCAAAAACGCCTGATTCAAACAGTGCGGGGTGTGGGATATGTCTTGCGGGAGTCGTAAATAATTCAGATTTTGGTGACGCAGCTTAGATTTCTCTGGGTTCGGCAGATTTCATCCGTTCTTCACCAACTTCTGCCTTAGCTTCAGCAATGATATCGTCCCAGACTTCGCTGACTTCTGCGATCGCAGCTTTGCTTTTTTCGTAGAACAATATTCCTTTTTTCACAACTGCTTTGGCTACTGGTCTACCAACACCAGCTACTACTGGCAACAATACAGGCACTAGCACAACCCCAACAATACCTGTAACTCCTAGTCCTTCAGCTAAATCTCCAAGGTCTGGTAAAAGTTTTATCGACATAATTATGTTCACCTCCCTGGTTTTACCTGAGTTTATTTTAATTCTTTTTTGTTAGTACTCAGGCAAATCAGCCTTCAGATGCAAAGTAATGTAACAGAGGCCAAGAAGCTAATTTTACTACTCTGAATATAGCGGTTTTCATTCCAATGAGGTACATTTCTCTAACCTCTAGCCTCTGTCCCTATTTACTTGTACTGCGTTCAACTGAGAAACGCTATATCACTGAAAAGTGCTTTAATTACTTGGTGTGTTAGGGCAGGCAAGATGCCTACCCTACAATAATCATTGCTTATCTGTCTACAGATCCCATGATTACGTCAATACTACCGAGGATGACCACAACATCTGCGACCTTCATACCCCGCAATAAGTGAGGTAGAATTTGCAGGTTGTTGAAATCTGCGGGGCGAATTTTCCAGCGCCAGGGGAAGACATTATCATCACCAACCAGATAAATGCCTAGTTCACCTTTACCGCTTTCCACACGGGCATAAATTTCGCCTTTGGGCATTTTGAAGGTGGGGGCAACCTTTTTACCAATAAACTGGTAATCAAAATCATCCCATTCAGATTTTTTGCCAGCAGCTAGGCGTTTCGCTTCTAGGTTTTCGTAGGGGCCGCCTGGTAATCCTTTCAGGGCTTGCTTGAGAATCTTCACAGATTCGCGCATTTCCCGCATCCGTACCATATAACGGGCTAAACAATCACCGACGGTTTCCCACTGAACTTCCCAGTCAAAATCGTCGTAGCATTCGTAATGGTCAACTTTCCGCAAGTCCCACTTCACACCAGAAGCACGCAACATTGGGCCAGATAACCCCCAGTTAATTGCTTCTTCGCGGGTAATTGTACCAATACCTTCAATACGACGGCGGAAGATGGGGTTATTGGTAACTAACTTTTCGTATTCATCAACTACAGGTAAAAAGTAGTCGCAAAATTCTTCACATTTATCTACCCAACCATACGGTAAATCGGCAGCCACACCGCCAACGCGGAAGTAGTTGTTATTTACCATACGGTAGCCTGTCGCTGCTTCCCACAAATCGTAAATCATCTCCCGTTCTCGGAATTGGTAGAAGAAGGGAGTTTGTGCGCCTACATCAGCGAGGAACGGGCCAAACCATAGCAAGTGGTTGGCGATGCGATTAAGTTCCAGCATAATGACGCGGATGTAGCTGGCGCGTTTGGGGACTGTAATACCAGCTAACTTTTCGGGGGCGTTAACTGTGACAGCTTCGTTAAACATTCCTGCTGCGTAGTCCCAGCGACTAACGTAGGGAACATACATAACAGTGGTACGGTTCTCGGCAATTTTTTCCATACCTCGGTGTAAATAGCCGATCACCGGTTCACAATCAATGACATCCTCGCCATCCAAGGTGACAATTAGCCGCAGAACCCCGTGCATTGAGGGGTGGTGTGGCCCCATGTTCAGCACCATTGGTTCAGTACGGGTTTCTATTCTGGCCATAAATTTCCGTGTTCTCCCATGATCAAAAATTGAAAGGAACCGCGTAGATGCCAACCAGACCGATAAAATCGTGTCTGCCAAAGTTAAGTTTGTAAGGACAATATTTTGCGGGTAAAGCCTGCATCCATTGTCAATACCGGAGTTTGTTGGAGAAGATGTGGCAGCAGAGAGATTTTACGATGTTTCGTTTTGTTTCACTTCTTCAACTATTATATGGAGCTTGAGATGCCGGAAATTCAAGCATCGGAATTTTTTCAACTCTGGTTGTGTTGAAGTGCGATCGCTCTCTTTACAATAGGTTAAGTACAAGCACAGTAGCTTTTACAGCAACATCGTACTTAGAATTGAGTGTCAGGGTGATCTTCTCAAAAAACTGGGTAATTTACTGAATTTAATTAACCGTCCCATAAGCCAAAATTGTTTGTTTAAAATCTGCCTTTGTATATTTTTATCAGTTTTCCCTGCAAGTTTTAAATCAAAAAACTGATATGAGGCATTAATAACTTACATGATTGTGATTATTGCTAGAACAATGGGAATAATTAAACCAGTAACTCTTCCATAACTAGTGCAGATTTTATTTTAATTTGTGTTCCTTTAAAACTAAAAACCAATGCCACATCTTACAGAATATCCTATCCTCTCCACTCTCCATGAAGGACTGCAAACGATTATCTATCGCACGCACACACCAGTAACTACAGAATCAGTAATTCTCAAACTTTTGAAAAAAGAATATCCCACCCTAGAAGCGTTTACCCGCCTCAAAAACGAATATTTGATTCAACAGACTTTAGACTCTCCCTACATTGTTAAAGCTATAAGTTTAGAAAATTTTGAGCATCGTGTCGGACTATTACTCGAAGATTTTGGTGGTCAATCTTTAGCTCAATTTGTCCAAACAAATACTCTTGACTTAATTCAATCTTTAAAAATTACCATCGAATTAACTAAAGCTTTAGAACATCTTCATCAACAGCAAATTATTCATAAAGATATCAAACCCAGCAACATTATTATTAACTTACAAACCAATACTGTTAAACTTGCTGACTTTGGTATCGCCTCGCGGTTAAATAAAGAAACTCCCCAATTTACCAATCCTAATTGTGTAGAAGGGACACTGGCTTATATGTCTCCTGAACAAACAGGAAGAATGAATCGCATTCTTGACTATCGTAGCGATTTTTATTCCCTGGGCGTGACTTTATATGAAATGCTGACTCAGCAAATCCCATTTGTCAGCCCAGATCCCCTAGAAGTTGTTTACCGACATATTGCCGTTCCGCCAGTCAATCCTCAGTTATTGAATCCTGACATTCCCGATGCAGTTTCAGAAATTGTCATGAAACTGATGGCGAAAAAT
Coding sequences within:
- the pdxA gene encoding 4-hydroxythreonine-4-phosphate dehydrogenase PdxA, giving the protein MYQSEPNLIAKSHKVIRPRLALTLGDPAGIGTEVILKALADPEVTQNCDVTVVGNQNWLVQTYDQLNLSGNLVALANPHSLKVIDVQLQENLDEIVPGVGNGVSGAASFAYMEYAIAQTLAGEFDGIVTAPIAKSAWKAAGYNYPGQTELLAEKSNVERYGMLFVARSPYTGWTIRTLLATTHIPLRQVADTLTPQLLSQKLDLLVECLQTDFGISKPRIAIAGLNPHSGEQGQLGTEELDWLIPWIKQEQQKRPQLLLEGPIPPDTMWVKPGQAWYGNSSIQNPADAYLALYHDQGLIPVKLMAFDRAVNTSIGLPFVRTSPDHGTAFDIAGKGIADPTSMKAAIQLASELASTRRQDQKYPYA
- a CDS encoding PetM family cytochrome b6-f complex subunit 7 — its product is MGGEIFSTAFLAFSLIFVGWALGALLLKIQGAEE
- a CDS encoding SDR family oxidoreductase, giving the protein MTLLIVGATGTLGRQVARRAIDEGYKVRCLVRSSKKAAFLKEWGAELVLGDLCYPETLPAALEGVTAIIDAATSRATDSLTIKQVDWEGQVALIQAAKAAGVERFIFFSIIDAEKYPEVPLMEIKRCTELFLAESGLNYTVLRLAGFMQGLIGQYGIPILEAQPVWVTGESSPIAYMDTQDIAKFAVRALTVPATEKQAFPVVGTRAWSAEEIISLCERLSGKDAKVTRMPLNLLRTVRRCVRFFQWGWNVADRLAFTEVLASGRPLNAPMDEVYQVFGLNQQETTTLEVYLQEYFSRIMKKLKELNYEKTKTKKQKDKRSPFKKVNSQ
- a CDS encoding NAD(+) kinase, whose product is MPKAGIIYNDLKPIASRVAIELEEKLTAAGWDVCVTSSIGGILGYANPESPVCHTPIDGLTPPGFDSDMKFAVVLGGDGTVLAASRQVAPLGIPLLTVNTGHMGFLTETYLNQLTQALEQSMAGEYEIEERAMLTVKVLRGESVLWEALCLNEMVLHREPLTSMCHFEIAIGRHAPVDIAADGIIISTPTGSTAYSLSAGGPVVTPGIPALQLVPICPHSLASRALVFPDTETVNVYPVNIPRLVMVVDGNGGCYVFSEDRVYLERSQYSVRFIRLQPPEFFRILREKLGWGLPHIAKPTSVELP
- the nblR gene encoding response regulator transcription factor NblR encodes the protein MTVAHSPCVLVIETDESLANQLSSDLQEAGYDAILAHDAASGLQYSRDCQPALIVLDRMLAGESGLSLCKNIRSTGMRSPVLVLMARDTVDDRVACLEAGADDYILKPYRPEEFLKLIRLYLKPDIDTTEQLRFGELVLDISTRRAIQNSRVIDLTMKEFELLKFLMEHPREVLTREQILENVWGYDFMGESNVIEVYIRYLRLKIEDEGQKRLIQTVRGVGYVLRES
- a CDS encoding DUF5132 domain-containing protein, with the translated sequence MSIKLLPDLGDLAEGLGVTGIVGVVLVPVLLPVVAGVGRPVAKAVVKKGILFYEKSKAAIAEVSEVWDDIIAEAKAEVGEERMKSAEPREI
- a CDS encoding NAD(P)H-quinone oxidoreductase subunit H encodes the protein MARIETRTEPMVLNMGPHHPSMHGVLRLIVTLDGEDVIDCEPVIGYLHRGMEKIAENRTTVMYVPYVSRWDYAAGMFNEAVTVNAPEKLAGITVPKRASYIRVIMLELNRIANHLLWFGPFLADVGAQTPFFYQFREREMIYDLWEAATGYRMVNNNYFRVGGVAADLPYGWVDKCEEFCDYFLPVVDEYEKLVTNNPIFRRRIEGIGTITREEAINWGLSGPMLRASGVKWDLRKVDHYECYDDFDWEVQWETVGDCLARYMVRMREMRESVKILKQALKGLPGGPYENLEAKRLAAGKKSEWDDFDYQFIGKKVAPTFKMPKGEIYARVESGKGELGIYLVGDDNVFPWRWKIRPADFNNLQILPHLLRGMKVADVVVILGSIDVIMGSVDR